Proteins co-encoded in one Saprospira grandis genomic window:
- a CDS encoding glycosyltransferase family 2 protein: MTKPLLSVVLSVYNAAPYLEECLESLAAQTYSPIEFWLADDGSSDDSRAILDRWAAKDSRFKTDHNDKNIGKIKTINRLLLERAKGKYLSVHDADDYSAPNRFELQLQFLEAEPDHGLCGTFYTKISDDNKVLRKEKKHVSADVIRAELKNFNQFCGPTMVYRADLFKRLGGYRLFLNRIGNEDYDLSYRAAEQMKCSNVPHFLYYYRQSENSLSKTLKAENAVSYKLVQWLALERAAEGKDALQKNEVERCVAQLEKLCQPYKEEPDLLCREYAAAYMYEKLYRSAFYAALQAIKINPTKLINYRTAFYILRKANFNLLN; encoded by the coding sequence ATGACAAAGCCTTTACTTTCTGTAGTACTCTCTGTTTATAATGCAGCACCCTACCTTGAAGAATGCCTCGAATCCCTAGCTGCCCAAACTTACAGCCCCATAGAATTTTGGTTAGCAGACGATGGTTCTAGCGATGACAGTCGTGCTATTTTAGACCGTTGGGCCGCCAAAGACAGTCGCTTTAAAACAGATCACAACGATAAGAATATCGGTAAAATCAAAACGATTAACCGTTTGCTATTAGAGCGGGCAAAAGGAAAATATCTTTCTGTTCATGATGCAGATGACTATTCCGCACCCAATCGCTTTGAATTACAACTACAGTTTTTAGAAGCAGAGCCCGACCACGGTTTATGTGGAACATTCTACACTAAAATATCAGATGATAATAAAGTCTTAAGAAAGGAAAAGAAACATGTTTCGGCTGATGTTATTCGAGCAGAGCTCAAAAATTTTAATCAATTTTGTGGCCCAACTATGGTTTATCGAGCCGATTTGTTTAAACGCTTAGGAGGTTATCGCCTTTTTCTCAACCGAATTGGTAATGAAGACTACGATCTGTCTTATCGGGCCGCAGAACAAATGAAATGTAGCAATGTTCCCCATTTCCTGTATTATTATAGACAATCTGAAAATTCGCTGTCTAAAACCCTAAAGGCAGAAAATGCAGTCAGCTATAAATTGGTCCAATGGCTGGCTTTAGAAAGAGCGGCAGAAGGAAAGGACGCCCTGCAAAAGAATGAAGTAGAACGCTGTGTCGCCCAATTAGAAAAGCTTTGTCAACCCTATAAAGAAGAACCTGATTTGCTCTGCAGAGAATATGCCGCAGCATATATGTATGAAAAGCTTTATCGTTCCGCATTCTATGCCGCCTTGCAGGCCATAAAAATCAATCCTACAAAATTGATTAACTACCGAACCGCTTTTTATATCTTACGCAAAGCTAACTTTAACCTCTTGAACTAA
- a CDS encoding TDP-N-acetylfucosamine:lipid II N-acetylfucosaminyltransferase: protein MTKEKQIVHFCRDSVFHRIIIDLYEAVAPGQNRYILVKEKDAYVSFKLEPEMEKLTKAEAKEALAQHEVAIFHSLSENNLWLAAQAGDQQKVVWCSWGSDLGANHSYCSDETILDPKSYQANQQNRKAVLRAAKITLYKLLHQFPSLQAAYFNWRIAKEKQPLKEQALSKIDYVSTILPPEKEILSSLPQLKADYQWVNYGAVDMFVGDFYKKDTPLGQGMFVGHAAFFTCNHLDILPQIKALDYPYSIFIPMAYGNKYCKAALAEEAPKLFGQQLILQKEVLPKADYLKQLLACNIAVLNTKRQEALGTLITVLYLGMHTYLHPEGVLYKFCTEQGLKVYTTRALKKGMDFPKGKAKEMKHNRAQLEKIYGREVVLSRIENLLKKLLD, encoded by the coding sequence ATGACTAAAGAAAAACAGATCGTACACTTTTGTCGAGACAGTGTGTTTCATCGAATCATTATAGACCTTTATGAGGCAGTTGCTCCAGGTCAGAACCGCTATATTTTGGTCAAGGAGAAAGATGCCTATGTCTCTTTTAAGTTGGAGCCAGAAATGGAAAAACTGACTAAAGCAGAGGCTAAGGAGGCATTGGCCCAACATGAGGTGGCCATTTTCCACTCATTGAGTGAAAACAATCTTTGGTTGGCGGCTCAGGCTGGAGATCAACAAAAGGTTGTTTGGTGCAGTTGGGGGAGTGATTTGGGAGCTAACCATAGCTACTGCTCTGATGAGACTATTTTAGATCCAAAATCTTATCAGGCGAACCAGCAAAATAGAAAAGCTGTATTAAGAGCAGCTAAAATAACACTATACAAGCTTTTGCATCAGTTTCCTAGCCTGCAAGCTGCTTATTTCAATTGGCGGATTGCCAAAGAAAAACAGCCATTAAAAGAACAGGCACTTTCGAAGATAGACTATGTGTCTACCATACTTCCACCAGAAAAGGAAATTTTAAGTAGCCTTCCTCAGCTGAAAGCGGATTATCAGTGGGTAAACTATGGTGCGGTGGATATGTTTGTTGGGGACTTCTACAAAAAGGATACTCCTTTGGGACAAGGGATGTTTGTGGGACACGCTGCTTTCTTTACCTGTAATCATCTAGATATTTTACCCCAAATCAAAGCGCTAGACTACCCCTATTCTATATTTATCCCTATGGCTTATGGCAATAAATATTGTAAAGCCGCTCTAGCCGAAGAAGCACCCAAGCTTTTTGGCCAACAGCTAATTTTGCAAAAAGAAGTGCTTCCCAAAGCCGATTACTTAAAGCAGCTCTTGGCTTGCAACATTGCCGTACTTAATACAAAGCGACAGGAAGCTTTAGGGACCCTAATCACTGTGCTCTATTTGGGAATGCATACTTATTTACATCCAGAAGGGGTGCTGTACAAATTTTGTACAGAACAAGGCCTAAAGGTTTATACTACCCGAGCACTAAAAAAGGGAATGGATTTCCCTAAGGGGAAGGCTAAAGAGATGAAGCACAATAGGGCGCAATTAGAAAAGATATATGGTCGAGAGGTGGTTCTCTCTAGAATAGAAAATTTGCTAAAAAAACTACTGGACTAA
- the asnB gene encoding asparagine synthase (glutamine-hydrolyzing) gives MCGIAGQFNRSGQAFSPAQKEFIFNALKRRGPEAKGEKSFALPAGQLELFHRRLSIIELSEEGQQPMPSASGRCWISFNGEIYNYQAIRTALSQEYVKLNTLSDTEVIMAAYEQWGLQTMLDKIDGMFAFALFDQKENKLFLVRDRLGKKPLYYSWTGQALFFSSDIRIVKAQLPQAQLDLASLDYYLTELSSPQPHTIWQEIKQVPPAQLLELELQSGAPQLSTYWSLKKKEPLDLNLNEALEQTENMLRKAIRKRLVSDVPIACFLSGGVDSGLITALMAEESSQRVPSFTIGFAEAIDMNEFAEAKALAQRYNCDHHEIVVEDQLFDQLEGLMDYFGEPFADASILPSSLVCQAVSKEYKVALSGDGGDELFGGYPDYGLAFRSSQFAKKHPQNQYLISQLDKLLGRLKGKKENMGACYAYLQLPPEKRLFRQMGFWSKEALYTQKQAPSAQEHLQTIWSNFAGSGTALDQLMRSSLHSRLLNDYLPKVDRASMYHSLEVRSPFLDIDLLNFAFNLPDELKFYQNQNKFLLKQLAKTKIDPQILNRPKKGFSIPIGDWLRGAAKSWGEELLQQLKKRPYFQAHYLDTLWENHQKASNNADALRIWTLLCFELWAEKHLD, from the coding sequence ATGTGTGGTATCGCCGGACAATTTAATCGCTCGGGCCAAGCTTTTTCTCCCGCCCAAAAGGAGTTTATCTTTAACGCCCTAAAAAGACGTGGCCCAGAGGCCAAAGGCGAAAAATCTTTTGCTCTCCCCGCCGGACAATTAGAACTCTTCCACCGCCGACTCTCTATTATCGAACTCTCTGAAGAAGGCCAACAACCTATGCCATCCGCTAGCGGCCGCTGCTGGATTAGCTTCAATGGAGAAATCTATAATTATCAAGCTATCCGAACAGCACTAAGCCAGGAGTATGTCAAACTCAATACACTAAGCGATACAGAGGTCATTATGGCCGCCTACGAACAATGGGGCCTGCAAACAATGCTCGATAAAATCGATGGGATGTTCGCTTTTGCCCTTTTTGACCAAAAGGAAAATAAATTGTTTTTGGTCCGCGACCGCCTAGGTAAAAAACCTCTTTACTACAGCTGGACCGGCCAAGCGCTTTTTTTCTCTTCCGATATCCGCATTGTTAAAGCTCAACTTCCCCAAGCACAGCTAGACCTCGCTAGCCTCGATTATTATTTGACGGAGTTGTCCAGCCCTCAACCGCATACGATCTGGCAGGAGATTAAACAAGTCCCCCCAGCTCAGCTTCTAGAGCTCGAGCTGCAAAGCGGAGCGCCCCAGTTGTCTACTTACTGGAGCCTAAAAAAGAAAGAACCCTTAGATCTCAATTTGAATGAGGCCCTAGAGCAAACTGAAAATATGCTCCGAAAAGCAATCCGCAAACGCTTAGTGAGTGATGTCCCTATCGCTTGCTTTCTCAGCGGTGGCGTAGATTCTGGCCTGATTACAGCCCTGATGGCCGAGGAGTCTAGCCAAAGGGTGCCCAGCTTTACCATCGGCTTTGCCGAAGCAATTGATATGAACGAATTTGCCGAGGCCAAGGCCTTGGCCCAACGCTATAATTGCGATCATCACGAAATTGTGGTGGAAGATCAACTCTTTGACCAGTTGGAGGGCCTGATGGATTATTTCGGTGAACCCTTTGCCGATGCTAGTATTTTGCCTTCTTCGCTGGTCTGCCAAGCGGTATCTAAAGAATATAAGGTGGCCCTCTCCGGCGATGGAGGCGATGAGCTTTTTGGTGGCTATCCCGATTATGGCCTGGCGTTCAGAAGTAGCCAGTTTGCCAAAAAACATCCCCAAAATCAATACCTCATCAGCCAGTTGGATAAACTGCTGGGCCGACTCAAAGGCAAAAAGGAAAATATGGGCGCCTGTTATGCCTATTTGCAATTGCCGCCAGAAAAACGCCTCTTCCGACAAATGGGCTTCTGGTCCAAAGAGGCCCTATACACCCAAAAACAAGCCCCCAGCGCCCAAGAACATTTACAAACAATATGGAGCAATTTTGCAGGCTCAGGAACCGCCCTAGATCAACTGATGCGCAGCTCCCTACATAGCCGCCTGCTCAACGATTATCTGCCCAAGGTGGACCGCGCCTCTATGTACCACTCCCTAGAGGTTCGCTCGCCTTTTCTCGATATCGATTTGCTCAATTTTGCCTTTAATCTGCCCGATGAACTGAAGTTTTATCAAAACCAAAATAAGTTTTTACTCAAGCAGCTGGCCAAAACGAAAATTGATCCCCAAATTTTAAATCGCCCCAAAAAAGGCTTTAGTATTCCCATCGGCGACTGGCTGCGCGGGGCCGCCAAAAGCTGGGGAGAAGAATTGCT